From the Levilactobacillus namurensis genome, the window AAAAAACGAGCGACTATTATATTTGATGAAGATGTCTCAGCTCAAACTAGCAGTGTCAGAAAGCCTGTTGCAGATTCGGTCACTTTTGACACAAACCTAAAAATCAACAACCACATTAGAAACAAATTGCAAGCAATGGCTGTATTAGGGTATAGTGACAATCAAAAGGCAGCTATTGAAGTAGCTTTATCTGTTTATATTGAATCTTTGACTTCAGACGAACGTAAAGAATTAGAATTTCAAATTGATTCTTTAGAAAAACGTGATGTACGCGTAAAAAATAAATAATCACGCGCGCTCAGACAACACGTTCACCTTTTAGACGTATAACTTGTCCGTTTAAATGAAGCAGAATGCACACAAAAAAAGACCATCCAAAGAAGATGTTATGTGGGTATCTTCTTAGACGGTCTTTTTTTATGGATGGAATGTCAGAACGAGATTAATTATAACACTTGGTTATCCGTGGTTACAGAAATTTCTCGATAACGTATATCAGGAGGGTGACTCCAATCCCTGAGATTAGAATGCCAATCAGCCAGTTTTGAATACTGGTCAATCGGTCAATTCGATGAGAACTCTCAATGGATTTTGCCAGAGCTTTATCGGCTTTGTTATCAATCTCATCTACCTGATTGAGTTTGTCCTCAATGTCTTCAACTTTCTGCTTGGTGGCACTCACATCCTTTTGAATGTCAATCAGCATTCGGGTGGTATCCGTTAAGTCTCCATGGGGCATTACTTACCACCCGATTTTCTAACCAGCTTCACGTATTTCTTGTTAGCTGAGATATAGCCAACGCCAGTCTTAATCCGGTAAACCTTACCGTACTTGACGGCCTTACCGTAAATGGTACTGCCCTTGGAGAAGTGAACACGGCGCTTATTAGCCTTGTTTAGGGCTGGCTTACTATACACGTTAACATGATTGGTAATCACTTCGTACAGGCCGTTATCAGCCCAGTATGAGGCTTTCTTATGGGTTGCCTTGGTAACCTTACCAGACAGCTTACCATCGAAGTCATAACTGCAATCCACACCGTGCCAGTTGTTGGTGTATTGCCAAGCGTTGGCCTTAGCTACCCCCGGTTGACTGACACCATAAGCCGCCACCCAGATTGCTTTATCTACCAGTTGGGAACGATTGATCCGGCCAGCATTGAACCAGCTACCTGATCCGTACGTAATCACATTCTTATACCCGTGACTAATCAGATACCGAAGGAACACATTAACCTGACTGGTCGTCTTCCATGGTAAGTCGGGTGCTTCCACATCAATGGCTAATACCGTGGACTTATCTAAGCCCATCTTCTTCACCCAAGCCAGAAAGTATTGAGCTTCAGCCGTTCCCCGACCATGAAAGAAATGGTAAACCCCAACGGTATCAAACACTTTGAATCCATTAGCAATCTGGTTACCAGCCTTGGGACTGAGATAACCAGTGCCTTCAGTCAGCTTGACCATAATCCCATCAGCACCCCGCTTTTTGAGTTGCTTAATGTAAGCCAAAGAGTCGGCTTGGTATGATGACAAATCAACAATCTTTTTAGTCATTGCTGTCAGTCCCTTCTGATGGGGTCATAACCTCCGTTGGTGCTGGGGCAACTACTGGGGCATGATTATCCCCACCGGCTACCTTGTAAGCTTGGTAAGCCTTCTCAACCAATCCTGAGATAGTTTGAATATCTAAGTTGAAACCATTGGCCGTTAATTGAGCGTTGACGAAGCGGATTGCTTCCTTTTTGCGATCAGACAGAGATAAGCCAGCCATGACTGCCATTTCGGGTACAATCGTATTAGCCAAGTTTAAGCCCACTTCTAAGCCTTGCTTGACGTGGGTATTCTTTTCTGTCTGAACCTTACGAGTTAAGAGTGGTTTTACCAACTTGTAAACGGCGGGAATTAATACCATTAAGAAGGCAAATACCCCCGCATTATTGAGCCAATTGAACATATCGGTAATATCTTTGAACATAATATTCCTCCAATTTTGGGTAAATTAAAAGCACTGACTAACCGGCTCTTTATGGCTAATTAGTAGCAGTGCTTGAACTAAAGTCTTTGTCTGGAAACTCGTTATCTGAATCTGGTTTTACATAATATATTGACATTTCTTTTCCTCCTTAAACTAATTCGTCATAATTAACAAAACACGAAGAGTAGATCCACCCTGCGTCATTTGCATTAACCATATAGCTAGAGTATTTTGAGTTTAAAACAGTTGTATCATAAATCTGAATTTTAAAACATATTCTATTTCCCACAATAGAGCCATCAGCAGTAGATGATGCTGTGTTTCCCTCAAGATAATAAAGATGGTAACTTGGAAAAGATAAGTTTTTTACTATACTCGTTAAATCAATATATATACTGGAATTTTCTACAAAATTTCCTAATATCGTAAAAAACATATAGACACGCTTATTTACCTCATCTATTTTTACTAAGAATAGGGAATTCTCATCGACTTTTATACTCGTATTATATTTAGTAAATGCAGTAATGCATTTGTTGTCTAAGACACGCCAAGCACTTGTTTCAAGGCTTTTCAAATCGTCGCTGGTAGCGACTGATTTACCTCCGTTCACAGTGAGATTAGTAAAATCAGTAGGTTTAGAAACAACCCCAGTGTCAGGGTTGCGGTCAACCACGTTAGCAGTAGCCGCATTAATTGCGGTTGTAACATCTGATTTAGTAATGTATGGGTTACCTGTTGTTTTATCAATTGGTGCAGTATCAAAGGTGTTCTTACCAGTAAACTCTTGATCTGAACCCGTTCGTGCTAGGTCGGATGGCAAACTGCTTGCTAGTAATAACGGATTATTTTTAACAGTTGGAACGGCATCAAAATTGTTAGCACCAGATAGGTGGGCTACCTTGGAATCGTTAGCAGGTGTGTAACCAATTTTATCCTGCTTAGTGTTAACCTCTTCAATTCCTGCTACATCACTAGCTGGTTTACGCATGTCAGCAATATTTACTTTTTTATCCAGTTGCTGATTAACGTCAACCGTCTTGGCGTAAGGCTGTAATGCCTCTGTTAAGTCTTCCTGAGAGGCATACACATCATTCGAGTTCGTCATGGTAATATTGCTAGTCTCTTGAATGACAGTTTTGTAGCTGTAAGTCACTGCTTGCGGGGTGACACCATCATAAGCAGGAAAATAGTTGGGGTTGGGTGACACGGTCACACCATATAAAATTTCGGTGCCGGTATCGTCTTTGGCGAAGACCCCGTAGGTTTTGACGTATACGCCGTCGGCTAATTTTTCATTAGTCCCGGTAGCTCGAATACGAGTCTCTCCAGAATTGGTGTCCAGTGTCGTTTCTGGTGAGCTAACCACCACCTCTTGTGGGGCAATTGCGGTTAAAGCCTTGACTTGCATATCGGATAATTGGGAATTATCCATCGATGAAAAGACAATTTTGCTGAAAGTAATTTTAGTTTTACCAGCATTAACTTGATCAATTAAATTTTTACCTGCATTAGTTAAGATCCCTACGTTTGGCGTTGCCAATTAAACCATCTCCTTAACAGTAATTTGTGGATAAGACTGGGCATGAACTCCTACATAAAGTTGGTTGTTAACTGTCGTTGCGTACTGTAAGTCTTTCAACAAATATTCTGGTGGTAGCATTGATTGAATCGCGTTTGTTAAAATCTTCCGTTTTATCTCAGCCTTATCGCCAGAGTTGAAGTCAAACGGAATATTGGTCACTTCGATCTCTTCTGGATTATCTGTGCCATCAATATCAAACACGCTAGGATCAATGCTTAAGACCGTTGCAATGAGCTTTTTGATGTCATTGGTTGTCACACCACTATGATTTTTAAGCAACTGTAACCGCACCTGAAAGCGCAAGAAATCATCATCGTCATCAAGCCGTGTGACACCGTAATCCGCCGCAATTTCAGTTAAAACTTGACCAGCAGCTTTTGACAGTCGCAATTGGTCCGAAATGTTGAGCAAGTCATTCTTATGTGCCAAAAAAATATCGCTGATAATATTGAGAAGCCGTTGGTTGTTGGAATCATCTTCTTGATTAAGTTTGCCAGGCAGCATGGCCGTTATCCAATCACGCAGCGAATCATTTGATAAATCTGCTTCAGTTTGGTACATCTAGTCACCTCACTCGATTATATTGACCGTGATATTAGTTGAACTGGTTACCGCTAGTTGAAAATCACTAACACTTACATCAGCCTCAGTTAATTTATCTAAACTGGTTCCCAGTGTTAGTGCCACATCAGTGACACCAACCGGCGAATACGCGGGAGCAAATAGTTTAGAATAAAGTACCTTATCGCCCATGCCCAATGTGTCAAAGTAATTAACGATGTTTGTTTTAATACTGGCCGGTCCATTGTCCGTATCAAACTTTGTATCATCAATATGAATATCGGCTTTAATGAAGACAGGGACCGTTTCTGCTCGATCAAAAGCCACAATGTGTTGACGGCCACCAATATCCGTTGCAGTTCCCATCACTGATCCAATCGTGTTGGATTGTGGTGGTAAGTAATTAAAGTAAGTTTGGATAATGTCAGCATCAGCACCGCCAATGACATACAAATGTACTGACTTGGCCGGATTACCGTAACCGTCTTTGCTCATTGTGTTGTTGTTAATCAGTCGAACGTCGGTTACCCCGGATAGATTTTTAATAGCGGTTTGAATCCCATCTGGCGTTGAATTGGGCGTATTTAAACGGTTAGCTAGTACGCGCTGGCGTAACTCGTCATCCGTTTCTGGATCGCCACCACCGGTTGCTGCGGAAGGATTTGTCACCGCATAAAAACCGTCAATTGAGTCTTCCGGATTAACGATCGTATTGGGCATGACATTCGAAGCTGTTCCCGTCTCGATGGCTACCGCTTGAACGATCTGCCGGCCTAATACATTACCGTCGTCATCTTCTAATGGCTGCGTATTACCCCCACTATCAACGTAAGTAGCTTGTTGTGTAATCTTCGTGTCAGCCATGGTCGAAAATACCTGTCCATCTGGTGTGGAAAATTGCGTTTCTTCTGGAATGATTGTTGGTGAATCTGGGTCTACGTACCCGTCAATTTGCAATTCTACATAAGCATTCACTGCAGGCTTACGATAGACCTCAAGTTCTGCCGCCAAGTCGTCTAAGTTAGCACCGGAACTTTTCAGCACAAAGAATGAGTTATAAACGCCTTGGGCCAGTTTTTCTAATGTGTCGTCTACTTCAGATAACACGCCTGCCAGCATGCCGGGTGTCTGACTGTCATCTAAGTCAATGCCATCACCAAATCGCTTAATGAATAGCGCATTAATATCATCACGTAAGTCGTCTAACTCTTTTCGGTCAAATCCTGTATCAGTCGTTAGTGGCATCAACGTCGCCTCCTTCATCTACTCCGACTGTTGCCACAATTGTGGTGCCGCCATTAAGGGTTACTGTCGCTGACAAGTTAGTGATTCGCTGTTCAGCATTCACCTCAAAATCAGTTATCTCAACCGCATCAAACTCTTCGGGCCATTGTTCTTGTAAGTAATCAGCGAGAATTGACTGGATAACCCCTTGATCGTCTGCATTGGCTAGTAGATCATTATGATCAATCCCAATATCCTCGTTCCACAGAAGTTCTGCCGTGTTGATATTGAGCAATAAGCTTAGCTTTTGTGCCAACTCGTCGTCATCTTCAACCAAATTAAAAACACCAGTGTTGGCATCAAAATCCAAGTCACCGGTGTTGTCTAATCCAAAAGCAATCATGGTAAAATCACCGCCTGTATAATTGTGTCTTGTAGGCTGTGAACCCGTTTGGTTTCAATTCGATAGTTGCTCTTGCCCGTCCAGTTGTCCATTTCACGGTCGCAAAAGCCAACGCTCACAACTGAACCGACTTTCATTGGCTTCCAACTTTTACTTAGTTTCCCAAGAACTTCATCAAGCTGCCAAATTGACGATGGTACCACGCACTCAACTAGAGGCGCACGCTTGTCCCCGTCAGACTGTAGCGGCAACGGTTGAATACTACAACGATGATCAGTTTTTCTGTATGAAATGACCCGGCCAATCATGTTGCAATTAATCTGCGATGAAATCAACGGAATTAATTCTTTTTCCAGAAAATCAGACATCTTGTGCTTGGGATCAACCACTTTCTTTTTAACTTTAGGCATAAACAACCACCTCCATTTTGTAACTATCTCGATCGTGCGTATGGGTAACGCTCTTCACTCGTTTCAATCCAGTAAGCTCCGTTGATTTGACATAGACAGCTGAGCCAGCTAGTATTCGTGGATCATCGAAACACTCTAGCGTCCAGGCTGCTGAACCATCGTCAGTGCTGTTATAAGTTGGCTCTTGCGTTAGTCCATTAGTCATTGCTAGATACAAATGCTCATTGTATGGGTTAGGCTTCTGCCAATCATCAATATAAATCGCGCCTCGTCGATAGTAGACCTTGCTCCCGCAATCCTTAGCGATTGATTTAATAGCAGCCAATGGCTTAGATGAAAGCGAGTAGCCTTTCTTGTAAACCTTGTTCTTTTTTAAATGCACTGTGGCAATGTCAATCTTAGCGTCGCGTTTAATCCTAGCGATAATTTGACTAGCTTTAACATTCTTTTTAAAGGCAATGTTTACCTTTTTAACTTGCTTAGTTTGATAAGAAATTGTCTTACCGTCGCTCGTCTTAACCTTATGTGTAACTGTTTTCGATCCATTAAATTTGCTGTACAGTCGTTTTTCTTTGCTGTAGTCCTTACCTTCAGTGAACGTAATCTGCGTTTCCTTATCCATGCCGTCTCTCGTCTCCGGTGAGACTTGCGAAATGGTCCCCTCGGTAAGTAGACCATAGAGTCCTGTTGGTCCCGTATGCAGCATTATATGGTCGCCTTTATGAATCTTATTGAGGTGTGTTTTGGCCAAATTAAAAACGGTGACTGTACACGTTGCCGGACTGCCACCGTCATCAGACGGTACTTCATAATTAATTGGAACACTGCTTTTTTCAGATAAAGTGAACTTGGCCCCGTTGTGAGTAATCACGATAGTTGTCGTATATCCCCAGTAGTAACCGTCACTTTTAACTTTCACTGACATTACAATCACACCTCGCCATCAGGAATATTATCAATGCATAAATTAACGGTATCCCCCAGATTGCCTGGATCAATTTCAATTTCATTTCCGGACTCGTCCATAGGAATAATCGTTTCTGCCGGCAAGCCATCAATGTTAATATTCCGCCAAAGTGGTTGGTTAAGCACCAGCACTTCACCTTGACGAATAGCAACGCCATCAAGCGTAGAAACGTCTATCGTAAAGGTACGATCAATTTCATTCCACTGAAATCCAAAGATATAACTTCCGGAGTCTAAATCCACTTGGCGATTATATGGCATATCATCTGGCTCAATTGGTATCGTGTCATGAACGGTCATTACTGATACCTCACTTTCACACCAATTGGCAACTTTCTAGCGGGCCACTTGTTCATCTTTTCCAGGCTAGAAACTGACACATTATAGCTTTGAGCAATTCCCCAATAGGTCATACCAGACTTTATCGTTACCGTTTTGTGCTTTGTTTTCTTGGTACCGGCCTTTGCTCCCGTCGAAGACTTCGACTTCTTTTTAGTCTTTTTCTTGGCATAAGCAATTTTGTCTTTTTTGGCATACGTGAAGGTAATTGATAGCTGCATGCTATTTTTATTGCCTGCTGTATAAGCCGTCTTACCAACTGACGATAGATAAGCATGGTTCCACTTAGAGAAGCCTCGTACAGTTACCTCGACGCCCTTACGTGCCCAACCTTGTAAGATGTCATACTGCTTATCACAATCAGAAAAAGACTTACCAAATAAATAGTAAGTCCCCGATAACTGTTTAGAATTTCGTACGCTGTAGTTAGTTCGTGGATCAGACTTGTCAACTGCATTAGTTGGCACATCTTGACCATTAGTTTCTGAGGGGCCAAATTCCCCTAGCATAAATACTCGACTAGTCTTTAAATCAGCACGATAGATAGCCGTCTGGCCACCATACTTTTTCTTGACCGCTTTAATCTTGGATCGAATACTCTTGCCATTAGCCTTTTGAAGTTTTTTCCGTGCGGCTAGCTTGCGTGCAGTATTTGTAGAAGAATATTGACCATAAATTTTTTTGTCTTTAGACTTCTTAGTCTTTAGACTGCTAATCTTGCTTTTTTCCGTTTTAATGTTCGCTTGTGCCTTGATTTTTGCTGACATTTGTTTCTGGTAACCAGCTGAGGAGGCAATCTTCTTCATATCACTTACTAATGATTTTTTATCTTTTTTCAGTGACGTAATTTTGGAAGCAATTGTTTTCTTCTTGGACGAACTCTTTGTCTTAGCAAGCAACTCCTCTTGCGCTTCGATTTGAGTTTCAAGAGCGTCGTAAGCTGAACTCTTAGCTTTATAGCCATTGGCTTTGTTTAAATAGTCATTAGCCGTGTCAATTTTCTTTTGGGCAGTAGTAATCGCCTTACCGGCCTTAGAAATCTTGGCCGCATCAGCAGAAACGGTTTTCTTCCATTTCTGGGTTTCGTTGGCAATCTTCTTGTCACTC encodes:
- a CDS encoding DUF5388 domain-containing protein encodes the protein MNKKRATIIFDEDVSAQTSSVRKPVADSVTFDTNLKINNHIRNKLQAMAVLGYSDNQKAAIEVALSVYIESLTSDERKELEFQIDSLEKRDVRVKNK
- a CDS encoding hemolysin XhlA family protein — translated: MPHGDLTDTTRMLIDIQKDVSATKQKVEDIEDKLNQVDEIDNKADKALAKSIESSHRIDRLTSIQNWLIGILISGIGVTLLIYVIEKFL
- a CDS encoding GH25 family lysozyme; this encodes MTKKIVDLSSYQADSLAYIKQLKKRGADGIMVKLTEGTGYLSPKAGNQIANGFKVFDTVGVYHFFHGRGTAEAQYFLAWVKKMGLDKSTVLAIDVEAPDLPWKTTSQVNVFLRYLISHGYKNVITYGSGSWFNAGRINRSQLVDKAIWVAAYGVSQPGVAKANAWQYTNNWHGVDCSYDFDGKLSGKVTKATHKKASYWADNGLYEVITNHVNVYSKPALNKANKRRVHFSKGSTIYGKAVKYGKVYRIKTGVGYISANKKYVKLVRKSGGK
- a CDS encoding baseplate J/gp47 family protein, coding for MPLTTDTGFDRKELDDLRDDINALFIKRFGDGIDLDDSQTPGMLAGVLSEVDDTLEKLAQGVYNSFFVLKSSGANLDDLAAELEVYRKPAVNAYVELQIDGYVDPDSPTIIPEETQFSTPDGQVFSTMADTKITQQATYVDSGGNTQPLEDDDGNVLGRQIVQAVAIETGTASNVMPNTIVNPEDSIDGFYAVTNPSAATGGGDPETDDELRQRVLANRLNTPNSTPDGIQTAIKNLSGVTDVRLINNNTMSKDGYGNPAKSVHLYVIGGADADIIQTYFNYLPPQSNTIGSVMGTATDIGGRQHIVAFDRAETVPVFIKADIHIDDTKFDTDNGPASIKTNIVNYFDTLGMGDKVLYSKLFAPAYSPVGVTDVALTLGTSLDKLTEADVSVSDFQLAVTSSTNITVNIIE
- a CDS encoding phage baseplate plug protein, producing the protein MTVHDTIPIEPDDMPYNRQVDLDSGSYIFGFQWNEIDRTFTIDVSTLDGVAIRQGEVLVLNQPLWRNINIDGLPAETIIPMDESGNEIEIDPGNLGDTVNLCIDNIPDGEV
- a CDS encoding LysM domain-containing protein yields the protein MASKTKKLNLKGKSDKKIANETQKWKKTVSADAAKISKAGKAITTAQKKIDTANDYLNKANGYKAKSSAYDALETQIEAQEELLAKTKSSSKKKTIASKITSLKKDKKSLVSDMKKIASSAGYQKQMSAKIKAQANIKTEKSKISSLKTKKSKDKKIYGQYSSTNTARKLAARKKLQKANGKSIRSKIKAVKKKYGGQTAIYRADLKTSRVFMLGEFGPSETNGQDVPTNAVDKSDPRTNYSVRNSKQLSGTYYLFGKSFSDCDKQYDILQGWARKGVEVTVRGFSKWNHAYLSSVGKTAYTAGNKNSMQLSITFTYAKKDKIAYAKKKTKKKSKSSTGAKAGTKKTKHKTVTIKSGMTYWGIAQSYNVSVSSLEKMNKWPARKLPIGVKVRYQ